TCCTGGCTGATGCTGCCGCCCTTGGCATTCGGCTCCGTGCCATCAATGTATATTTCGGTATTCTCATCCTCGTCATGTCCATGGCCGACATCATCGTCGTCGCCGTCGTCATCGCCCTTGGTGTCCTCATCATAAGTTTCATCAAATTcatcctcatcttcgtcctcttCATGCTCGCCAAAATGATCATCATCTTCATCGCCCGTAGCTCCCAAAATTTTCTTGCGCTCATTGCTGTCGCTGCTGCTACTACTAGTAGTAGTCGAGAATGAGGTGGAAGATGTGGTACTGCTAGTGGTGTTGTTGTCGTCGGTCGATGTGGACTTGTTGCCACCAGCTGCTGCGCCCAATTCGTGTTGACGTTGATGCGGACGTTCAATCAGATCTTGATCGTCCTCATCCACATCACCGGTAtgatcatcatcgtcatcagtGTGATCGATGAAGCCGCCATCACCGCTGCCGGCAAACAAGCCACCACCGCCGCCGCCAATTTGCTGTTTCCCGTCGTCATCATCACCACCCTCGCCCAGGTCGAAGTCTTCGTCGTCTGTGTGCGCGACGCCGCCTGCAGGGTAATGGGGAGCTGCGGGTAAGTGGGTTTGTTGGACTTGGTTGGGGTATAAGGATGAGCCGCGATTTTTGCTCGCCGTCGCAGAGCTTGTGGAAGTGGTGATGGGGGTGTTTTGATTTATGATTGTGGATGAAGACGTTTGTTTGGTCGTTGTGGCTGTTGATATGAACGATGGCAATGATATTGATTTGATTGTATTAATGTCTTTAGAAAGTGAAGGTATGAGAGAGGGAGGTGAGTGTGGATGGTTCAATAATTTTCCCAAAATTATCGTTCATTGGGCGAACGTTCGTTTAATAGATTCGAAATCAAAAGTGGGTGAGTTAAAGGTGAAGGCGAGTTTTGTAAGTGATTGTGAGGAGAGTGAGAGTGTGAGTATGAAAGATATGCGTGAGcgcgaaaaaatatatataccataGAATAGATTGGTAAAATGTATGAGTGTGATTGATAttcatgaatgtatgtatacgaGAATGTGAGAATGTGCTATGATTTTTACCAATTGTATTGAGGCCAGTGTTGCTACCACTATTGCCACCGATGATGCCTGAATTGCTGCCGCTATTGCTGCCAATGATTGTGCCACTATTCGTTTGATGATGAGTTCTACTGGTGATGAGATCGTCGTTGTCGTCGTTATTATTGGCGTTCGTATTATGTTTACCCGATTGTGTTTGTGAATTAATTCCACGATGCGATTGATGTAGATCGGTGGATGAGTCCTCGTCATCAGGTCCAAACCCGGAACCGGAGTAATCGGGATCCTTCTCTAAATCATCGTGCAGCTGAAAGATATGCGAATGACAAATTAGTTagatattttgaaatacatagttaataattttaatataatttataataacactagtctacaaggaaaagtatccgaaataatttaaactaatatctgcttctctgtccatgcaaaattcggattgataactaaaattaatttattagtttgagtttttacgataatcgtatctttcgtgtttaatggaactaggccgacaaaatttaaccaacattcagacccagaaaccagactatatatttccgaaggtttatgatgcgctgaatccaaatctggcctcagaattgctctatcagctctggttttcgagatatcctaacctaaaagtgcaaaaaacaccatttttgcccatatttgaggttatgcgatatctctgcgaaaaaaaataatatttgagcaaacaaaacgccatttgaaaaaagaaggattgtatttaaagatgccatcctttaattttggtgaaagaaaacatctgcaaggctacataacctcaaatatgggcaaaaatggggttttttgcacttttaggttaggacatctcgaaaaccagaactgatagagcaattctgaggccagatttggattcagcgcatcataaaccttcggaaatatatagtctggtttctgggtctgaatgttggttaaattttgtcggcctgtgtaattaataagatataattttcacaaatttagcATAGAAATGATATATCAATAACTGTTTCGTAAaatcatttaatatttgtttttgaaaaataatcaataaccttttcaacaaataaaatttattcttgtatttttttattatataaagaataaaaggtgtataataattaatattatatcgCGATAGCAACTTCATAAAATcgtgtaatttttcacaaaaataattaataatcgcTTCTGCGATTGAGTTTAATTCCTGTTGTTATTTTCCGAAAATCCTTGGAATATAATAAATGAAGTGACACTGTGATATGATAATGCTTCAAAAAATCCATGCTTTTTTCAGATATTATCAAAGATTGTATGATTTTTCGATAGCTACTTCATAAGACcgattaatttaatatatgggTAATAACATATGATACGAGATTTCGATAACTGcttaaaaaatcgatattttttttagaaataatcaACATTCTGCtcaaacaataattttaatttttgttattttctataaaaaaatatatttttcgataACTTCTTCAtaatatcgatatttttttccagataaaatatttgttttatttagtatatGATATATCGATAACTGCCTCACAAAAtcgatatacagggtggctgatgaattttgctacattaagaaactcaaataacttttttttagtgtatggaattcatttttttttttttttcaagttgaaggtcattaaattttattaaccgTTTGAGTGCTAAGCGATTTTCTTTAATACATACGAAAATTGCGCAGCAAAATTTGGTCTAAGAAAACTGAAATATGATGGCTTTACAAATATAAGCATAGAgaacacaaaaaattacatatttcaataattttatttttattttgtatactaAACTATTAGTTATGATTATAAGAAAaacttatttacatttttttaatatcatctttttttttacaacaagtTCCGGcattattattcaaattttggCACATTTGTGGTTCCCCACACATGTACCATGCACATCTTTTTTGCAAATGTTGCATATTAGCCGGGAACGCTTTGGATTTTTAGATCCTTTTACACTACATACTACACATTTGcgcaatttattttcaaaatatcgatattgaacgaaaaataaaaattgtttttaacggTCTCAactaatttatacttttatataacataaatttttgataaatatcgCAAAATAATATTCAACACGTTCCTAGCCGAACGCCAAATGCACAGTGATGCAATCGTCGCTATAGCGACGCGCCGCAAATTTGGAGTAATTAGTTATCGTCGCTATATCGACGAATCGCACTCAAACggttaaatgtagcttaactagttttaaaaataattgaatttaaatgccccccatgctcgttgacacaagtgcggcatcttagtaaaaagttgttcattgctgctttgagagttgcgacattgcgacaggaatagccgcaattgttgcccgaatggattgttttagttcatccaaatttgttggctttgttttataaacttcttgtttacataaaccccacaagaaaaagtcaggtgcagtaaggtcaggcgacctggggggccaacgaaattcggagggTGGTTTTCGATGTCtaattatggtccatctgctcgggggatcgccgccaaacatccgcctgtactctctctgtaccaaaactacggactccagtgcgtgatagcggcggactatccaaattcttgtttgcgtgtcccagttatccattttaataaattttaaagatcgatctgcaaattaaaacaaaaatggaacagataacttaaaaagaaaaaaagttattcaatttttttttggtagcggctttcatcagccaccctgtatttagttTACCGAAAGAACCAACGATCTCctaattttccacaaaaataatttaaaaataaccaaaaaacttAAACTTGTTACAAAgagagtacgcgccaattattacaAAGTATTTGCAAAAAGTGTGGCATATTCTCCCTATCACTTAGATGTTTATAACTTTGCTTATATCGAAgcttttataattatatattttgtcaCATATTTGGCAACGTGTTCACGCAACATGTTAAGAAGCATGAAAGGCAATTGCATGCTTTTAGGCGCTGCCACAGATATGTGCCTTATAAAATATTGCCATTTGCTGGCCATAAAATAGGATCACTAAGAAAAAATAGCAATGCCATTAAGGAGAGTAGagcaaagttaaatttttaatgaataaaaaagacaataaaatggtttacaaaaattataagaattcaaAATACAGAAACGTAAACTTGTGAACGCTAAATAGCTGAAGTGAAATTCAGCGGTGCATGATataaagagtctttcaaaaatgacgcttagatgtcagtagtgaataactcCTCGACGACAACTTTTTATGTAATCTTTGGCTTTGGTCAAGTAGATAGACGTACAATTTTAACCATGTATACTTGCACGATAGGTGCGGCATTAGCTCTACCACCAGCGGGAATACCTCTTCTGCGTTGAAAatattaggtggagaaggacttggcttcacttgatgtttcCAACTtccgccggttagcacgagaaagaaaagacTGGCGCGCTCTgataaactcgaccaaaatcgcgtaagcggctatcgcgccaatcaagaagaagaagatttacaaatagaaaaacgcattatcaatgcaaaaaatttgtgaattggTACTTTTCAAAGAAACAAAGCTCTCGcgtaatttcagaaaaattataacatgcaaatattttgacTGGTGTGGTTTTTGAACTGGTATAATTgcccttttttcttcgaagatgaaaataaaaagtttatattgGCAATGGGTATCACTACAacgtattcaatattttttattacctgAGCTTGAAGGAAATAGGAAATACATAGACGATTTTTATTTCGAACAAGATGGAACCACATGTCACATAAAAGAGGAAAGCATTGCATCATTGAGATATAAGTTTCCGGTCGATTGATTTCACGTAATGCCGGCATGAACTGGCTACCTAAATCCTGGCATCTAATTCCACAAGACTACTCTTTGTGCGGGTTTTTTGAAAAGTCCACGTGAATAAGCCGAAAATGATTCTACAGctgaaggaaaacattttgatcgagattgctgaactcaatgcgATAATGGGTGAGTGAGCGAGaccttgcaaatttttattctcGCATCACAGCCTGTTTATATGGATGTTTATTTAAATGGTGGCCTGCTTGCAGCGCGCAAGTGGTCTATTCAAAGGTTTTGAATTATCGGAGATAAAAACTTCTGAATCATAGCGACAATCTACATAATAGTTTTGTTGCAttcaattggttttttttttcttttttcccctTCATCTCTCTCTCTGTATttgaatttctatttttctttctcttctgTTTCTAACTCTCCATAATTTAAATTACAGCTTTCGAttgattcaagaaaaatttccacCAACTATGAAATTTTTGCGCTATTGCCTAACTCCTCGTATCCTTTATCTATCTTAGCCCTGGAAAAGTTCACCCCagctacaaattttataaatgtaatTATGTAGTGTCGCATTCTCTACAAATGCCTTAAGGCAACATGTGGGGAAAAATAGTAGCATCTATGACACGTAGCTCGCTAACCGCAATTTATGTGGCCTCAAAGTGTCAGTGTGCCAGTGGGCAAAGTGGCTATGTGATAATAATGCATGCGCAACATTCTCATTTACGCACGAAGCTTTTAGCTtgcttttataataatatccttgctaatatatatttatgtatctgGTTCATATCCTGCCTAACAAATGGTTCTTGGCCGCTACCGCATTAAAATATGTATACGTTAATCGTTacttatgtagatatatatacgagtatattcctatatatgcatgtatatacatatgttcgtGTGCATGTCAGTGGGTATATATATTCCTGTGTGTACTGGAATGCCTTTGTCCCATAAAAAACTTTTACTCTTATAGCAGAAAATTGCAAAAGTTTTCCCTTTCTTCAGTAACTTTTCACAACACCGCATATTCCAGATGATTCCCACACACGAAGGAAATGTAATGGAATTTAATTACAACATATTACGGAACATCTAATGCACTTTTATTGCATTATTTGTTCGCGTGTCTTAAGATGGTAGAAAtaaaagagagagagacagaCTGTACAGGCTTCTGCAAACGACAAGTGAAATATGTTGAATTAACGTTAAATGAGTAGGAAAATACAGGTTGCTTGAAAAGTATTGAGGAATAAACTAGTAGAGGAATAACAAGTTTATACGCCACTTAAATATGTCATCCTTTATTTgaacacacaaaaattttattctagTCTGTCAACTCATTCTTTGTTTAAATGCCGTATGCAGTTTACTTGTTACTGCTTTTAAAGTTGAAAGAATCGGGAATTGTGCAATgataccattttttgaaggtttACAGTGTAGcaactcataaaaaaatgctcaaagtGTTAAAGAAATCTGAATATGAACTACGTAGTGAAcgttcaaaaagtgtattaacTCCAGAAATCATTGACCAAGTGTACAATCATCTGTGactgcgcgactaccattcgggagtgcactggttcgaaaccacgggcacgaaacaccaattgatagaaaacgtGTTTGTCTAGTAGCGGTCGTtcctaggcaggcaatggcaaacgtccgagtgtatttctgccatgaaaaagctcctctgcCATGAAAACCTCCTCTGCTaagtgtatattttatttatttatttaatatatcgaAAATAACactcaattattattttacaataaaaggagcactagctgccagggcttacggctcatttatatatatatatatagttgtaTATTGTAaggtgatccaagtattttggccaTTGCCGTCGATTTTTCTAGGAATTTGTGTATTTATAAGCCTGGGCATAATAGgaaagaaactgaaaaaactttgaaaaaagttgaatatttttcggatttattcaatattgaacatagtttttgcttttctttacttttttaacctcttttattttttagcataaagtatcctttatagattttttttggaaaaacttttaattttttgctcaaaatttagaaaaccatttttggtgttattttgacttttgcgcgctccactgcttgtctgtttgtatattgcaACTGCccagttcacaaatgtcaaatatgattgtcaTACGACgcgatttgcaaaaattataaatcttccgatggggtgattagttttgcgcatACTTACCCGAATgtttgcattgaaattatttttaacgattaaaaacaaaaaaaaacgccaaaatcaATAAGTTTTTTCGATGATAATATttgcataataatttttactacaatttaaaagtttttttataaaaaatttttaaataagcaaCTTGTATTCAAATTTGGGAACCGATTTGTCAAGAAGAAAGCTTTGCCGTCTTACTTACGGAAaattctataattgaatcatgggtaCAGCCGATAAGAAGTAGATGCTGCAGTGTCCACTCTGTGTATAGATATCCAGAATTGGGTACTATGGAATCAATCTCCAACCTTAAATTCAAGTTGTGTTTTTGATTATCACTTAATTTGCCAAGCAGATCGCTGCATTTCTTAAAGGGCttacgaaaaaataaacttaaaacgtACATTGCATTCATACAACGACCATGAAAACTGCGACAGCACATCGTATCTGCAAGCTCTTTTCACAAAAGCGACTCTATGACTCATCTAACCACAATGCTCAATAGTTTTATCGAAATATGTTTAGCCGTACCTCACAGATATATGCTAACAAATTTTATGAGCTAACAAGCCCAATAAATAAATCCGTAAACGAGCTCAATCAGAAGCTCAATTAACACTCACTCTGACTAAAACGTGGAAATCTCCTCTTATTTGACTACAAATCTATACAGCAACTTTCGTAGAcaaataactttaaattaattaaatagcaCTAAAAACACGATTCaactcaaaataattatataataatattaatacttttttcattgaaatcgtAAACTCTACTCCTTTATcgtaaaaaaacttaatttcgtGCCGTTACAGGTAGCAACTTCATCGCATTGcatgcaataataaaattatagcaCCCACTTAGCACATTTAGCGTTATTTCCGGTTACGCTATGTTAAAtaagtgttttattttattctcaaaacatttgtaatttgcaacaaatgttgcTTACTGTAGCGTGTTGCAAGTAGCTACTTTGAAAAGCAGTAGCGAGCGGGCACCGCCGGTGGTACTTCAAATATTCTTAgattttttttggggttttcaGAAAAGAgcgaaataaaactaatatcaTACTTGGTAgggatatgtatatatgcatgtattgatatatgtatgtatgtgtgtgccgcAAATGcacgataaaaataaataaaagtattagCTGCAATGTGGCTGGCGGAAATGCTACACGCGAGTAGTGAAATTGTGGGTGCTGTGAAAAAgctgttgcatatttgctccttgagAATCGCAAAACTGTGCATGGCTAACCTAATTTGCCATGCATTATAGTTtcctatttttacaaaaaaatatttttgctcatttgtttgttttcgttttaaatTATTGCCAGGacttccataattttttttcaccgcAAGCACCACGCGAGTTTTCAATTGCTCGCATTGTATTTGTAAATGCCATAATTGTATTTGTGTATGGCTAAAGTGGAGTGCAATTGCTTGGCGCTCATTAGTAGTTGTTCGGTTTAGTTTTATTTGAAGAAGTTTTGCACAAGTACTTAAAGTCATATTCATATGTTAAAATAATTGTGTGTACGAAAAAaagcttataaaataaaagcgaAAAGTTCAAATACGTGCGCTGAACCTCAAACAAGCAGTTGGCAAGCTTAATTAGCTAAGTACTGggtattttactgtttttttttacggAGCGGCAAAGTTGTGCAACAAATATGCAACAGCTTGGAAATAATGTGGAAAAAAGTTATGAAGTTTCACTTTTGCTCGGAAAgtgtaaaaagtaataaatttgttattagAAGAGGGATGGAAACTCAAACTGGAGCACGGCATGAGATCTTGTGATTGTATGAGTTGCACTTTGAGACGGAGTTGGAGCTTGGATTTGAAATTGAGTTTGAGATtgagttttagttttagtttgagTTGGAGTTGGGCTTGCAGTTGGAGCTGAAGATAGAGTTAGAATTGAAGTTGGAGATAGAGTTTGATTTTCAGTTCGACTTTAATTTTGAGTTTGAGTATGGGTTTGAGATTCAGTTGAAGGTTGAGTTTTTCGACTTTGAGTGTAGGTTTGAAATCAAGTGTGAACTTGAGTTCAAGTTTGTGCTTCAGTTTGAACTCACACTTGAAGCTTATGTATCAGTAAAGTTAGAGTAAAGGTTTGATATTGCTATTGAAGTTAagttttactttgaatttagtTGATGTTAGAATACAAAATTAGAGTTAAAACTATTGTTAGAGGTAGAGTTAGATTGCGAGATTCAGTTTCAATTTAAGTTGGAGCCGGAATTGCAATTTGAATGGTAGTTAGTGTTTGAGTTAGGATATGAAATTTAGTAATAGTTCGACTTTAATTTTGAGTTTGCGTGTTAGTTCGAGTTTTAGTTTGATTTTGGCTTTTACTTCGAGTTTGAGTTTAAGTGCGAGCTTGAGTTTAAATTCGCATGGATTCACACTTGGAGTTTAACTTTCAGTATGGTTTGAATTAGGATTGATCTCGTTCTTGACACTTAGTTTGAATTTGAGATTAGTTGAAATTAGATTTAGGGTTAGAGTTGGTGTTGTTCATTAAGACTAGGGTTATAGTTACAGTTGGAGTTAGAAAATGAGCTTCAGTAGGTATAAGCCGGAGTTGAATTTTGAATGAGATTTGAAGTTAAAGTTGCAGTTAGAGTGTGAGATAGGTATTCAGTTCGACTTTAAGTTTGAATCCGGGTATGAGTGTGAGTTTGAAAATGAGTTTGAGTTTCGGATTAGCTTCTAGTTTACTTGTGAACTTGAGTTAAGGATTGCGTTTGAGTTTGAACTTACACTTGAAGTTTATGCTTATTTGAGCTAGAACTTGGACTTATCTTTCACGTTCATTAAAAGTGAGAGTCAGATTCAGAGCTATAATTAGAGTTACCAACAGTTCGTGTTAGAGTTAAAGTCGAAGTTAGAGTATGAGATTGAGTTTCAGCTCGACCTTAGTTTGAAATTTGAGGTTGTGTTTGAACTTACACTTGAAGTTCAAGTTTTAGTATTGGTCGTATTAGAATAAGATCCTGGTTTTGAGGTTTAGTTTGAATTAGAGTTATAGTTTGAGTTATAATTAGAGTTACATGAATAGTTACTGTTAAGGTTAGGGTGTGAGATAGAAATTCAGTTCCACTTTGGGCTTGAATTTGAGTGTCAGAGTAAGTTTAACACTAAGTTAAAGTTTGGATTTTGGAGAATTccacaaaattttctttaatatttctaactttttgaatttgttttataaaaatgggCTTTTATGTGCTTAAAAAATGCATTGACTTTTGCGAATTCTTTTAGTTGATGGCaatgtatatactatatattcttttttacgAAACacatttgtgtaaaaaaaaaatacaattcgaAATTTACGAGATTTCTGAGAGACTTAAAATctctttgttaatattattaggactatgaataagttcgtgcggttttacaacagatggcgtaacttgattattattccatcgatccacatttccaaacattcattggagagctactatcgtaaggcacaaacgtcagtataagttttttatttgaagcgtaaacaacaatatttttaccacacttgaaaatgtcgaatttcgtgccaaataatgtgtttttgcggggaattcttcttcattattttaatatgaagaaaaaagcagccgaaagtcatcgtatcttggtggaagtttatggtgagcatgctctagctgagcgaacgtgccagaagtggtttgcacgctttaaaagtggtgattttggcttggaagacgaagaacgcgagggtgcgccgccaaagttcatgaataccgaattggaggaattgctcgatcaagatccggctcaaacgcaagaagaggttgcaaaaactttgggagttgatcaatcaaccatttccaaacgtttaaaagccatgggaatgatccgaaaggtaggccattgggtgccgtatgaattgaagccaagagacgttgaacgccgttttatggcatgcgaacaactgcttcaacggcacaaaagaaagggttttttgcatcgaattgtgactggcgatgaaaagtgggtccattacgacaatcc
The sequence above is drawn from the Anastrepha obliqua isolate idAnaObli1 chromosome 4, idAnaObli1_1.0, whole genome shotgun sequence genome and encodes:
- the LOC129244165 gene encoding syndecan-like, producing MLQGRHQEASHGCRDGSILTKLSALQITSAGLPDERSLHDDLEKDPDYSGSGFGPDDEDSSTDLHQSHRGINSQTQSGKHNTNANNNDDNDDLITSRTHHQTNSGTIIGSNSGSNSGIIGGNSGSNTGLNTIDINTIKSISLPSFISTATTTKQTSSSTIINQNTPITTSTSSATASKNRGSSLYPNQVQQTHLPAAPHYPAGGVAHTDDEDFDLGEGGDDDDGKQQIGGGGGGLFAGSGDGGFIDHTDDDDDHTGDVDEDDQDLIERPHQRQHELGAAAGGNKSTSTDDNNTTSSTTSSTSFSTTTSSSSSDSNERKKILGATGDEDDDHFGEHEEDEDEDEFDETYDEDTKGDDDGDDDDVGHGHDEDENTEIYIDGTEPNAKGGSISQDNERQCLYFVFSIF